In Paenibacillus sp. FSL M7-0420, a single genomic region encodes these proteins:
- a CDS encoding sensor histidine kinase, whose translation MLFSVLSFAVIIISVNKAIDYFSFVTIEKQMMEKADLGEMSFREVLSRHEQEVDAGQMEEVARSALETLKASVKEVRIYDSSQKLLGLAVDGIVINNKTPVIFPGNIQNALKGNYAYTVSEDHLLYFAVPIQDKYYQNSYVYEFVEDVSYFYTMMDQIRYILFAGAGGFIILITLSSLFIARNMTKPIKYLLGATESFSRQQFREVHLNRKDELGMLAAGLNRMGIQLSDYIQYQKQFVSNVSHELKTPLAAIKGFSQYLYEGEDEDEELQRIYFHLVNESDRLTRLVNELLMLSRFDKAGQDGIDAEKTDLAQLAAGVAAGLRTKADSKGIELTIQQGPPAFVLVNQLLMSHAIANVLDNAIKYSAPRTRVSIETSVREQEAIVQISDQGIGISADELTRVQERFYRARNASAAGGTGLGLSICKEIAEKFGGQLDIESQLGVGTTVYIRLPLL comes from the coding sequence TTGCTGTTCTCGGTACTGTCCTTTGCCGTTATCATTATTTCGGTGAATAAGGCGATTGACTATTTCAGCTTCGTAACCATAGAGAAGCAAATGATGGAGAAGGCGGATCTGGGCGAGATGTCCTTCAGGGAGGTGCTCTCCAGACACGAACAGGAGGTAGATGCGGGGCAGATGGAGGAGGTGGCGAGAAGCGCGCTGGAGACGTTAAAAGCTTCCGTCAAGGAGGTGCGGATCTACGACAGCAGCCAGAAGCTGCTGGGACTCGCTGTTGACGGGATTGTGATCAATAACAAGACCCCCGTCATTTTTCCCGGGAATATCCAGAACGCCCTTAAGGGCAATTATGCATACACGGTCTCTGAGGATCACCTGCTGTACTTCGCGGTTCCGATCCAAGACAAATATTATCAGAACAGCTATGTGTACGAGTTCGTGGAGGATGTCTCTTATTTCTATACGATGATGGACCAGATCCGGTATATCCTGTTCGCCGGTGCTGGAGGGTTCATTATCCTGATTACGCTCTCCAGTCTATTCATCGCCCGCAATATGACGAAGCCGATCAAATACCTGCTTGGCGCCACAGAGAGCTTCTCCAGGCAGCAGTTCCGGGAGGTTCACCTGAACAGGAAGGATGAGCTGGGCATGCTGGCTGCGGGCTTGAACCGGATGGGCATTCAGCTCAGTGACTATATCCAGTATCAGAAGCAGTTTGTCTCGAACGTATCGCATGAGCTGAAGACGCCGCTTGCTGCTATCAAGGGATTCTCTCAATATTTGTACGAAGGTGAGGACGAGGATGAGGAGCTGCAGCGGATCTACTTCCATCTGGTGAATGAATCGGACCGCCTGACCCGGCTGGTCAATGAGCTGCTTATGCTGTCGCGCTTCGATAAGGCAGGGCAGGATGGAATCGATGCCGAGAAGACGGACCTGGCGCAGCTGGCTGCGGGGGTAGCCGCTGGATTGAGGACCAAGGCTGACAGTAAGGGGATAGAGCTTACGATCCAGCAAGGACCGCCAGCCTTCGTCTTAGTGAATCAGTTGTTGATGTCCCATGCCATCGCCAATGTGCTGGACAACGCGATTAAATACTCCGCTCCCCGTACCCGGGTAAGTATTGAAACTTCGGTCCGTGAGCAGGAAGCCATTGTACAGATCAGCGATCAGGGAATCGGAATCAGCGCGGATGAACTTACCCGTGTACAGGAACGGTTCTACCGGGCAAGGAATGCCAGCGCGGCAGGCGGAACGGGGCTGGGGTTATCCATCTGTAAGGAGATCGCCGAGAAGTTCGGCGGGCAGCTGGATATAGAGAGCCAGCTCGGTGTAGGAACCACGGTCTACATCCGGCTGCCGCTCCTGTGA
- a CDS encoding response regulator transcription factor, translating to MNKILVIDDEAALRDLIELVLRRENYEVRTAENGSAGLTALEAFQPDLVVLDLMLPDCSGYDLCKEITKRQAVPVIMLSAKNEIIDKVLGLELGAEDYMTKPFDNRELLARIKVVLRRAQNSGLPTDTEDTRITHEELTFDLETRVVQRSGVPVALTAKEFRILETLLKRPDKIYTRDELLEIVWGYDFMGDSRSVDMTIMRLRKKLEDDAENPKYIRTVYGFGYQLGGGSA from the coding sequence ATGAACAAAATTCTCGTAATCGACGATGAAGCGGCTCTTAGAGATCTGATCGAGCTTGTGCTCCGCAGAGAGAATTATGAGGTGCGGACAGCGGAGAACGGAAGTGCGGGACTTACAGCCCTGGAGGCTTTTCAGCCGGATCTGGTGGTACTGGATCTGATGCTGCCCGATTGCTCCGGCTATGACCTGTGTAAGGAAATCACCAAGCGGCAGGCGGTTCCCGTCATTATGCTGTCGGCCAAGAATGAGATTATCGATAAGGTGCTGGGGCTGGAGCTGGGGGCCGAGGATTATATGACGAAGCCGTTCGATAACCGGGAGCTGCTGGCGCGGATCAAGGTGGTGCTCCGGAGAGCCCAGAACAGCGGCCTGCCTACAGATACTGAAGATACCCGGATTACGCATGAGGAGCTGACCTTCGATCTGGAGACCAGGGTAGTGCAGAGAAGCGGCGTTCCGGTTGCCCTGACGGCCAAGGAATTCAGAATTCTGGAGACGCTGCTGAAGCGCCCGGACAAAATCTATACCCGGGATGAGCTGCTGGAGATCGTCTGGGGCTATGACTTCATGGGAGACAGCCGCAGCGTGGACATGACGATCATGCGCTTAAGAAAGAAGCTGGAGGATGATGCCGAGAATCCGAAATATATCCGGACCGTCTACGGCTTCGGTTATCAGCTGGGAGGTGGCTCCGCCTGA
- a CDS encoding GlsB/YeaQ/YmgE family stress response membrane protein — protein sequence MYLLWVIIIGGLIGWLSGNLIGRDVPGGVLGNVIAGFIGSWLGTELLGPRGPVVGGFHIVPAIIGSIVALLIFFALARGGAFRRR from the coding sequence ATGTATCTGCTCTGGGTAATCATCATAGGGGGACTCATCGGCTGGCTAAGCGGTAATCTGATCGGGCGTGATGTTCCGGGAGGCGTGCTGGGCAATGTAATCGCCGGGTTCATCGGCTCCTGGCTGGGCACCGAGCTGCTTGGTCCAAGGGGCCCTGTAGTAGGTGGCTTCCACATTGTTCCGGCCATTATCGGCTCCATCGTTGCACTATTGATCTTCTTTGCCCTGGCCCGCGGCGGCGCCTTCCGGCGCCGTTAA
- a CDS encoding lantibiotic protection ABC transporter ATP-binding protein, protein MQEHILEIQDLCKSFKRQTAVNNVSLTVARNSVYGLLGPNGAGKSTLLKMITGMLRPDSGTIRFQGQEWTRKDLSRIGVLIEAPPLYDNLTARENLKVRTLALGLPQSRIEEVLAVVDLTATGKKRAGQFSMGMKQRLGIAIALLNQPELLILDEPTNGLDPIGIQELRELIRSFPEQGITVILSSHLLSEVEQTADHIGIIAGGVLGYQGAISPDQDLEALFMQVVTAQRREGAAHA, encoded by the coding sequence ATGCAGGAACATATTCTGGAAATACAAGATCTATGTAAAAGCTTCAAGCGCCAGACAGCCGTCAACAACGTATCGTTAACAGTCGCGCGCAATTCCGTCTACGGGCTGCTCGGTCCGAACGGTGCAGGCAAATCCACCCTGCTCAAAATGATTACCGGGATGCTGCGTCCCGATTCCGGGACAATCCGTTTCCAGGGGCAGGAATGGACCCGGAAGGACTTAAGCCGGATCGGCGTATTGATTGAAGCACCGCCGCTGTACGATAATCTGACCGCGAGGGAGAATCTCAAGGTACGCACACTGGCCCTCGGACTGCCGCAGTCGCGTATTGAAGAGGTGCTTGCTGTTGTCGATCTGACCGCTACCGGTAAAAAACGCGCCGGACAATTCTCCATGGGGATGAAGCAGCGGCTCGGCATCGCGATTGCGCTCTTGAACCAGCCGGAGCTGCTGATTCTGGACGAGCCGACGAACGGGCTGGACCCGATCGGGATTCAGGAGCTGCGGGAGCTGATCCGCTCCTTCCCGGAGCAGGGAATCACCGTCATTCTGTCGAGCCACCTGCTCTCCGAGGTGGAGCAGACAGCCGACCATATCGGCATCATCGCAGGCGGCGTGCTGGGCTATCAGGGGGCGATCTCCCCGGATCAGGACCTGGAGGCGCTGTTCATGCAGGTCGTAACAGCCCAGCGGAGGGAGGGTGCCGCTCATGCTTAA
- a CDS encoding lantibiotic immunity ABC transporter MutE/EpiE family permease subunit, protein MLNIVRAEHLKWRRTFIPKLAWIAPVFTLLLCAVLMGGGFFQSGSYNWWYTMLLPGALSLVCSLALQKDAKLKYRGLLALPFTPGTLWAGKILACIGWLLAALLVFLIGVTAGGLLFGQTITLLSSLAGSILIFLTFLWQIPLCLFLAARLGLFAAVLLNLFGTVLGVVEFDKGGLWDYIPYTITFRLMCPVLSILPNGLPVPADSPLRSTDMILPGTLVSLGWFAILFLLTTVWFRRQEAK, encoded by the coding sequence ATGCTTAATATCGTTAGGGCGGAACACCTGAAATGGCGGCGTACCTTCATTCCCAAGCTGGCCTGGATCGCTCCTGTATTCACTCTGCTCTTGTGCGCTGTTCTGATGGGCGGCGGCTTTTTTCAGAGCGGGTCTTACAACTGGTGGTACACGATGCTGTTGCCCGGAGCGCTGAGCCTGGTCTGTTCGCTGGCACTGCAGAAAGATGCGAAGCTGAAGTACCGGGGATTACTGGCCTTGCCCTTTACACCGGGAACGCTCTGGGCCGGCAAAATCCTTGCCTGTATCGGCTGGCTCCTGGCCGCCCTGCTCGTATTCCTGATCGGCGTTACAGCCGGGGGCCTGCTGTTCGGACAGACGATTACACTGCTGAGCAGTCTGGCGGGCAGTATACTGATCTTCCTCACCTTCCTGTGGCAGATCCCGCTGTGTCTGTTCCTGGCTGCCCGTCTCGGATTATTCGCAGCGGTCCTGCTGAACCTGTTTGGCACCGTTCTGGGTGTAGTTGAATTCGACAAGGGCGGCTTGTGGGACTACATTCCTTATACAATTACCTTCAGGCTCATGTGTCCGGTGCTGTCCATCCTGCCGAACGGCCTGCCGGTCCCGGCGGACAGCCCGCTGCGCAGCACAGACATGATTCTTCCGGGTACGCTGGTCTCTCTCGGATGGTTCGCCATCCTGTTCCTGCTCACCACCGTATGGTTCCGCAGACAGGAGGCGAAGTAG
- a CDS encoding lantibiotic immunity ABC transporter MutG family permease subunit, translated as MNALPGLLRADLLKMRRTPFLLFHLVTPLIGAALFVAYYSISPASEAGKVMGFMQAVACAFPTLIGLVCAMAAEQEAASGGFQGMLALPAGRTTTFLSKLLLLLGFSLGAVLLVFVLFSLGFAGMLGQDRHGIPFYLTGSVILFASNILLYLLHFTVSLRFGRGVSIGIGITGSLLAALMLTGLGDILWPYIPFAWGGRFLSLLEIQHSGGLPSFAETRLATGVSICIGATIAAGLLSMIWFYKWEGRSADN; from the coding sequence ATGAATGCACTTCCGGGCCTGCTCAGGGCCGATCTGCTCAAAATGCGGCGCACCCCGTTTCTCCTGTTCCATCTGGTGACCCCGCTGATCGGGGCTGCCCTGTTCGTGGCCTACTATTCCATCTCCCCTGCCAGTGAAGCGGGCAAGGTGATGGGGTTCATGCAGGCCGTCGCTTGTGCGTTTCCTACCCTCATCGGGCTGGTCTGTGCGATGGCGGCGGAGCAGGAGGCCGCCTCCGGAGGGTTCCAGGGGATGCTTGCCCTGCCTGCGGGCAGGACAACAACCTTTTTGAGCAAGCTGCTGCTCCTGCTGGGATTCAGCCTGGGGGCTGTCCTGCTAGTCTTCGTCCTGTTCAGCCTTGGCTTTGCCGGAATGCTGGGACAGGACCGCCACGGCATCCCCTTTTATCTCACCGGGTCTGTGATCCTGTTCGCAAGCAATATCCTGCTCTATCTGCTTCACTTCACAGTCAGCCTGCGCTTCGGACGGGGCGTCTCTATCGGCATAGGAATCACGGGAAGCCTGCTCGCCGCCCTGATGCTGACCGGTCTTGGCGATATCCTGTGGCCGTATATCCCCTTCGCCTGGGGCGGCCGCTTCCTCTCCCTGCTGGAGATTCAGCATTCGGGAGGCTTGCCGTCTTTTGCCGAAACGAGATTGGCCACCGGCGTATCCATCTGTATAGGAGCAACGATAGCTGCCGGCCTCCTCAGTATGATATGGTTCTACAAGTGGGAAGGCCGCTCTGCGGATAACTAG
- a CDS encoding response regulator transcription factor: protein MAKILVVDDEPAILSLIANALSTDRHLVTTFSDPALVRRTDLGAYDLILLDVMMPGVDGFTLCREIRTAVDCPILFLTAKTLESDLMYGLGLGADDYIMKPFGIGALRARINAHLRRESREKRNMLYMDPVRFNLSGKELYAREDKVPLTKSEYEICEFLARHRGQVFSKENIYEGVFGYDGESDSSAITEHVKNIRAKLGRYGLEAIETIWGIGYKWKL from the coding sequence ATGGCCAAAATACTTGTGGTAGACGACGAACCCGCCATCCTGTCTCTGATAGCCAACGCGCTCAGTACCGACCGCCATCTGGTAACCACCTTCTCTGATCCCGCGCTGGTGCGCCGGACTGACCTCGGTGCGTATGACCTGATTCTGCTGGATGTGATGATGCCCGGCGTGGACGGCTTCACCCTGTGCCGGGAGATCCGCACGGCGGTGGATTGTCCGATTCTGTTCCTGACGGCGAAGACGCTGGAAAGTGACCTGATGTACGGACTCGGACTGGGCGCGGATGACTATATTATGAAGCCCTTCGGTATAGGTGCGCTGAGGGCGCGGATCAACGCTCATCTGCGGCGGGAGAGCCGGGAGAAGCGCAACATGCTGTATATGGACCCTGTGCGCTTCAACCTCTCCGGTAAAGAGCTCTACGCCCGGGAGGACAAGGTGCCGCTGACCAAAAGTGAATATGAAATCTGCGAGTTTCTGGCCCGCCACCGCGGTCAGGTCTTCTCCAAGGAGAATATCTATGAAGGGGTCTTCGGATATGACGGGGAGAGTGACAGCAGCGCCATTACGGAGCATGTCAAGAACATCCGCGCCAAGCTGGGCCGGTACGGGCTTGAGGCCATCGAAACCATCTGGGGGATCGGATACAAGTGGAAGCTGTGA
- a CDS encoding HAMP domain-containing sensor histidine kinase → MKQRKAVRLRTFFLHYLLLLSLGTVLLLGGLLGVFALAFSWGAVLPANYDEKEIALFKQQLAAGAADTATQVPERLEYTVFTLDGKPLAGNLNAKEAQQAWRITRQGDYRGSYFYTTAEHGQKLWIFRYVLTPQYASPLLRSSLPNPQLLAPVLFVLGFLLQAGLLAARFGRKLSERMAGLQEATENIRRENLEFTVQPSGIQEIDEVLGSLDRMKDALQTSLEKQWELERSRREQISALAHDIKTPLTIIRGNAELLQEIVETEPQREYSGYIRRSAADIEAFVQEVIDLSSLQAGSSRQQTRVPAAELIAELELQMMALAAGRDLQTSVRQEKLPEFLFIHKELLLRGIMNLIANAAEHTPTGGSIALLVQGEAGAVQFTVTDTGSGFSAADLREATNQFYRGDPSRSSGNHHGMGLYIARSVAEQHGGSLRLSNVSPSGGGKVTMRIAAPE, encoded by the coding sequence GTGAAACAACGTAAAGCCGTGCGCCTGCGCACTTTTTTCCTGCACTATCTGCTGCTGCTCAGCCTGGGCACCGTTCTGCTGCTGGGAGGATTGCTTGGCGTATTCGCGTTGGCGTTCTCGTGGGGTGCGGTGCTGCCAGCCAACTATGACGAAAAGGAAATTGCCCTGTTCAAGCAGCAGCTGGCTGCAGGTGCAGCGGACACGGCTACGCAGGTCCCGGAACGGCTGGAGTACACCGTATTCACCCTGGACGGGAAGCCGCTGGCCGGCAATCTGAATGCTAAAGAGGCACAGCAGGCCTGGAGAATTACCCGGCAGGGGGACTACAGAGGCTCCTACTTCTACACCACCGCCGAGCACGGACAGAAGCTGTGGATCTTCCGTTATGTCTTGACGCCGCAGTACGCTTCTCCATTGCTGCGCAGCTCGCTGCCGAACCCCCAGCTTCTGGCCCCCGTGCTCTTTGTGCTCGGGTTTCTGCTTCAGGCTGGCCTGCTCGCAGCCCGGTTCGGCCGAAAGCTCTCGGAGCGGATGGCCGGGCTGCAGGAAGCGACCGAGAACATCCGGCGCGAGAATCTGGAGTTCACCGTCCAGCCCAGCGGCATCCAGGAGATTGATGAGGTGCTGGGCTCCCTGGACCGGATGAAGGATGCCCTGCAGACTTCACTGGAGAAGCAGTGGGAGCTGGAGCGCTCCCGCAGGGAGCAGATCTCTGCGCTGGCCCATGACATCAAGACGCCGCTGACCATTATCCGGGGCAATGCCGAGCTGCTGCAGGAGATTGTAGAGACTGAGCCGCAGCGTGAATACAGCGGCTATATCCGCCGCAGCGCCGCAGACATCGAAGCCTTCGTGCAGGAGGTCATAGACTTGTCCAGCCTGCAGGCCGGCTCATCCCGCCAGCAGACTCGGGTCCCGGCTGCCGAGCTTATAGCCGAGCTGGAGCTGCAGATGATGGCCCTCGCAGCAGGCAGGGACCTGCAGACCTCTGTCCGGCAGGAGAAGCTGCCGGAATTCCTGTTCATTCACAAGGAGCTGCTGCTGCGGGGCATCATGAACCTGATCGCCAATGCGGCCGAACACACGCCGACCGGGGGAAGCATTGCCCTGCTCGTCCAGGGCGAAGCCGGGGCGGTTCAGTTCACGGTTACCGATACCGGCAGCGGCTTCTCAGCGGCCGACCTGCGGGAGGCCACTAACCAGTTCTACCGGGGTGATCCGAGCCGCAGCTCCGGGAATCATCACGGGATGGGGTTATATATTGCGAGGTCTGTAGCTGAGCAACACGGAGGCAGTCTGCGCCTTAGCAATGTCTCCCCATCCGGGGGCGGGAAGGTCACGATGCGCATTGCCGCGCCTGAGTAG
- a CDS encoding NUDIX domain-containing protein: MELRDRNGLTEQEFLEQYRPGDYVRPSVATDMVIFTATDAAADHIPVAVAKELRLLLIRRGGHPCLGKWALPGGFIEPHESGEQAAARELYEETGVSGVYLEQLRTFSDPGRDPRTWVISSSYMALVDSRRSQLEAGDDAEAAAWFKVSYQLRQEHKELLEQGCIRTRTYELRLEAANQALTAVVEQTVTAAPAARSVQYAVLSNDGLAFDHAKIIAYAIEQLRQETERTGIALHLMPARFTLAELQQVYEVILGQELLKAFFLDKVAALVTATNLYTEHTEHTPSRRLYQRNWGEV; this comes from the coding sequence GTGGAATTGAGAGATCGTAACGGACTTACGGAACAGGAATTCCTGGAACAGTACCGGCCTGGGGATTATGTGCGGCCTTCAGTGGCTACGGATATGGTGATCTTCACCGCCACGGATGCAGCGGCAGACCATATACCCGTGGCTGTGGCGAAGGAGCTGCGCTTGCTGCTCATCCGCAGAGGCGGGCATCCTTGCCTGGGCAAGTGGGCGCTGCCGGGCGGCTTCATCGAGCCGCATGAGAGCGGGGAGCAGGCGGCTGCGCGGGAGTTGTATGAGGAGACTGGGGTTAGCGGCGTCTATCTGGAGCAGCTTCGCACCTTCAGCGATCCCGGGCGCGACCCCCGAACTTGGGTGATCAGCAGCAGTTATATGGCGCTGGTCGACAGCCGCCGCAGCCAATTAGAGGCAGGGGATGATGCCGAGGCTGCGGCCTGGTTCAAGGTAAGCTACCAGCTCCGGCAGGAGCATAAAGAGCTGCTGGAGCAAGGCTGCATCCGCACCCGTACCTATGAGCTGCGGCTGGAGGCCGCAAACCAGGCGCTGACTGCGGTGGTAGAACAGACGGTGACGGCGGCACCGGCGGCCAGATCGGTGCAGTATGCCGTCTTGTCCAATGACGGACTTGCTTTTGATCACGCTAAGATCATTGCCTATGCCATTGAACAGCTGCGTCAGGAGACGGAAAGAACAGGAATCGCACTGCACTTAATGCCTGCGCGCTTCACCCTGGCGGAATTGCAGCAGGTCTACGAGGTGATTCTCGGCCAGGAGCTGCTGAAGGCGTTCTTCCTGGACAAGGTGGCTGCGCTTGTAACCGCAACTAACCTGTACACAGAGCATACGGAACACACACCCTCCCGCCGCTTGTATCAGCGGAACTGGGGAGAAGTCTGA
- a CDS encoding AAA family ATPase yields MKTLGLTLGKFAPLHKGHQFMFETALREVDELIVVIYETKVSPVPLQIRANWIRSLYPAVRVIEAWDGPDGYSDDREHEIREEQYILGLLKGEQVTHFYSSEFYGEHMSLALGAIDRRVDEARVQVPVSATMVRSDPYQYRGYVSGLVYRDLITKVVFVGAMSTGKSTITEALARRYGTAFASEYGRDYWTEHQVDRRIGLEAFDEIAVGHLEREEQALLDANRYLFVDTNAITTYMYALDYHGKAPELLTRLALENAQRYDLFFLCDDDIPYDDTWDRSGDQKRQVFHKQIIADLKERRIPYITLRGTLTERISKVDSVLAKFKPYGNYFGELEH; encoded by the coding sequence GTGAAGACACTTGGATTAACACTCGGGAAGTTCGCCCCGCTGCATAAAGGGCACCAGTTCATGTTCGAGACGGCGCTGCGGGAGGTTGACGAACTGATTGTGGTGATCTATGAGACCAAGGTCTCTCCGGTACCTCTGCAGATCCGGGCGAACTGGATTCGCAGCCTCTATCCTGCCGTCCGGGTAATCGAGGCCTGGGACGGCCCCGATGGATACTCGGATGACAGGGAGCATGAGATCCGGGAGGAGCAGTATATTCTCGGGCTGCTGAAGGGCGAGCAGGTGACCCATTTTTATTCGAGTGAATTCTACGGAGAACATATGAGTCTGGCGCTGGGTGCTATTGACCGTCGGGTGGATGAGGCGAGGGTGCAGGTTCCGGTATCGGCCACGATGGTCCGCTCGGACCCGTACCAATACCGGGGTTATGTCAGCGGGCTAGTCTACCGCGATCTAATTACCAAGGTCGTATTTGTAGGGGCGATGTCTACCGGCAAGTCTACGATCACCGAAGCACTTGCCCGGAGATACGGTACGGCCTTCGCCAGTGAATACGGGCGGGATTACTGGACAGAGCATCAGGTGGACCGCCGGATTGGGCTGGAGGCTTTTGACGAGATCGCGGTGGGGCATCTGGAGCGGGAAGAGCAGGCACTGCTTGACGCCAATAGGTATTTATTCGTCGATACGAATGCGATTACCACGTATATGTATGCGCTGGATTACCATGGGAAGGCACCTGAGCTGCTAACCCGGCTGGCCCTGGAGAACGCGCAGCGCTATGACCTGTTCTTCCTGTGCGACGATGATATTCCGTATGACGATACGTGGGACCGCAGCGGGGATCAGAAGCGGCAGGTGTTCCACAAGCAGATTATCGCAGACCTGAAGGAGCGGCGGATTCCCTATATAACCCTTAGGGGCACGCTTACGGAACGTATAAGCAAGGTGGACAGTGTACTGGCAAAATTCAAGCCGTACGGGAATTATTTCGGTGAGCTGGAGCATTGA
- the pnuC gene encoding nicotinamide riboside transporter PnuC: MKKAPGNWSGFELAWLVIFTLIAVTFTVMSKDSLFGFTVFITGVLCVVLTAKGKLASYGFGMYNTFGYAYLAYINGLFGEVMLNLLFFVPMNIVGFYMWKRNMHGGRLSMRHMETRGILLTGAVCVAGALLLGFGLSFIPAQNSPYIDALTTVLSVVATMLMVRRFKEQWLVYIVLNMFTVLLWVIRTLEGSGEGLLMIVMWSAYLINAVYGYYNWNKGAKEALS, encoded by the coding sequence ATGAAGAAGGCACCCGGCAACTGGAGCGGGTTTGAACTCGCCTGGCTGGTGATATTTACGCTGATCGCTGTTACTTTTACGGTGATGTCCAAGGATTCGCTCTTCGGGTTCACGGTCTTCATCACCGGGGTACTATGCGTGGTGCTGACGGCGAAGGGGAAGCTGGCGAGCTATGGATTCGGGATGTATAATACGTTCGGATATGCTTATTTGGCCTATATCAACGGATTATTCGGCGAGGTTATGCTGAATCTGCTATTTTTTGTGCCGATGAATATTGTAGGCTTCTATATGTGGAAAAGAAACATGCACGGCGGCAGGCTGTCCATGCGCCATATGGAAACGAGGGGCATCCTGCTCACCGGTGCAGTCTGTGTGGCGGGAGCGCTGCTGCTGGGCTTCGGCTTATCGTTCATTCCTGCGCAGAATTCACCTTACATCGATGCCCTGACTACCGTGTTATCGGTAGTGGCAACGATGCTGATGGTGCGCCGTTTCAAGGAGCAGTGGCTGGTCTATATTGTGCTGAATATGTTCACCGTGCTGCTCTGGGTGATCCGGACGCTGGAAGGCAGCGGGGAGGGGCTGCTGATGATTGTCATGTGGAGCGCCTATCTGATCAATGCGGTCTACGGCTACTACAATTGGAACAAAGGTGCTAAGGAGGCGCTATCGTGA